The Primulina huaijiensis isolate GDHJ02 chromosome 10, ASM1229523v2, whole genome shotgun sequence region NNNNNNNNNNNNNNNNNNNNNNNNNNNNNNNNNNNNNNNNNNNNNNNNNNNNNNNNNNNNNNNNNNNNNNNNNNNNNNNNNNNNNNNNNNNNNNNNNNNNNNNNNNNNNNNNNNNNNNNNNNNNNNNNNNNNNNNNNNNNNNNNNNNNNNNNNNNNNNNNNNNNNNNNNNNNNNNNNNNNNNNNNNNNNNNNNNNNNNNNNNNNNNNNNNNNNNNNNNNNNNNNNNNNNNNNNNNNNNNNNNNNNNNNNNNNNNNNNNNNNNNNNNNNNNNNNNNNNNNNNNNNNNNNNNNNNNNNNNNNNNNNNNNNNNNNNNNNNNNNNNNNNNNNNNNNNNNNNNNNNNNNNNNNNNNNNNNNNNNNNNNNNNNNNNNNNNNNNNNNNNNNNNNNNNNNNNNNNNNNNNNNNNNNNNNNNNNNNNNNNNNNNNNNNNNNNNNNNNNNNNNNNNNNNNNNNNNNNNNNNNNNNNNNNNNNNNNNNNNNNNNNNNNNNNNNNNNNNNNNNNNNNNNNNNNNNNNNNNNNNNNNNNNNNNNNNNNNNNNNNNNNNNNNNNNNNNNNNNNNNNNNNNNNNNNNNNNNNNNNNNNNNNNNNNNNNNNNNNNNNNNNNNNNNNNNNNNNNNNNNNNNNNNNNNNNNNNNNNNNNNNNNNNNNNNNNNNNNNNNNNNNNNNNNNNNNNNNNNNNNNNNNNNNNNNNNNNNNNNNNNNNNNNNNNNNNNNNNNNNNNNNNNNNNNNNNNNNNNNNNNNNNNNNNNNNNNNNNNNNNNNNNNNNNNNNNNNNNNNNNNNNNNNNNNNNNNNNNNNNNNNNNNNNNNNNNNNNNNNNNNNNNNNNNNNNNNNNNNNNNNNNNNNNNNNNNNNNNNNNNNNNNNNNNNNNNNNNNNNNNNNNNNNNNNNNNNNNNNNNNNNNNNNNNNNNNNNNNNNNACATAATTAGAGTCAAAAGACttgacatatattttttaaatttattattttaaaattacagtGGTATATATAATAACACAACTAAAAAAGCAAAGAGATTCAGATTcggattaaaaaaatattaataaataataataagactGTACAAATACAATGACCAAGCAATTTGTAGTTAATTACCACATAAATACTCAGCACGCACGCTCACAGTTTGTCTGATATTCATCTCAAAATCCATGCCATCATATTTGATCCACCGCTGCAACCAACTTTTAATCGGAGCCCGAGGTCTCTTACCTTGTTGTCGTAGAGTAGGCCTGAGTAATATGACCCATCAGCCCCAAGAATCAACGCAAAAATCTCACACCATAGCCACTTCAAATGTTGGCAAAATGCAGCAGATTGTTCGCTCTGACTCCAGCAGTAAGTATTAACGGGTAAAGGGACAGAATTATTTCCTGttaatttgcataaaaatttgTCCTTTTTTCCCAGATGGTTGGGATAGATGCTGGGAAGAAGAATTGACGCCTTGGGATTTAGGGGGGGCCACGCCAGTGCTGTTGCATCTTTACAACACAGGGGATCTTCCCAAAGGCAGAGCTCTTGTTCCTGGCTGCGGTAGTGTACGTGTCCTGCTTTCTATTGGGTTTGTTGTGCGGATATACTCGGACATAATCCGTGTATTTTTTTCTGTAGAAAATTCGGGTTTTATGTTTCGAGGTTGTGACTTTGTGGGGTGCTTTAGTGGTTGTATTACTGTATGGTTTTATTACAAGTAGTTTTCACTTGGAGCTGGCTTTGATAAGAGCTAATGTTATGTTACAAATATCACAAAtcgaatattaaaattaataaatattatcttATAAACTCAAGATGGTTGCAAGACTCAATAGGAAATGCTTTTGGTATATACCTTTGTTAGGTTTATAACCTAACATTTGTTGTTCTCGTCGAGAGAATGAGCGATCTCAGtgtggataaaaaaaattgtagtcATGAATCATGATTAAGGTTCATGATTCATGCACTGAATATCCTGAAAGATGAATGAAAGCCGTCTAAAGTCGGTCGCCGTAGAGGTCGGCTTCTCAAGGGTTGACAGTTACATATATCTCACATCGaatattaaaactaataaaGAGTAGCTTATAAACTCAAGAAGGTCACACTATCCAATAGACAATCTTTTTGAGATGAGTATTTTGAGAACTAAGATGACCCATGCAACAGTGGATTATGAATAAGGATTGCCAAACAAGTGGTGAATTTTAGCTGTTTGATGCTTTTGGTTCTCCACAAATTGACAGTCACTGAATTTGTGATTAGATCGGTTTGAAGCTAAAAAGATTAACTGGGAACCAGAGTTTAGGAGCCGAAAAGGTGAATAGCATTGCAGGGGAATTGAAGATCATGGTTTTAAATCCCTTTGAATGAAGAGAATTCGAAGCTGCAGCAATGTATTAATTCGCtgatgattttaaaaattatgttatatatgcCCCACTACAAAAGTCTTGGGCTACACCAGCTGAAAAACTTGATCCGTTCATATGCGAACAAATAGTTAAGATGTGAGATATGCTGAAACAACTTTATAAATGGGATTATGCCTTGCTGAATTGTAAATTTGCTCCATCATATATTTGCCTTCTTTTCCTTTAGTTCCTTACTATTGCTCGTAGTAACAGAAACTTTCAAATATGGAGCAGGGATATGATGTTGTAGCAATTGCATGCTCTGAACGATATGTTGTTGGCATAGACATTTCAGACAACGCCATCGCCAAAGCCACGGAGGTGAGGGCTCAGTTTTTCACATTTTCTATCTAAACAATTTGCAGACACGGATGCAAATAAGAAATGGGCTGTAGCTATTGATTAAAGTACAAGAACCATGTTTTGATAGGATGACATCAAGATGGAATGCAAATGTATCcatttttttcagttttttctTGCAACATCCACTTAATACCTTAGTATTTTTTTCCAATCGTTGTACAAGAAACTAAGTTATTACTTGATTTTTTACATTTATTCGGATCAAtatttgaatgttttcttctATTATTGCATATTGAGGCAGTTGTCTTGCGCATCACCAAATGCAGAGCATTTTACTTTCTTAAAGGAAGACTTCTTCACCTGGCATCCAGCTGAGTTGTTTGATCTCATATTTGATTACACGTAAGTTTGTTGAAAGATTAGTTCAACTTTCTTCAAATGTTATCAGTGTTGATCGGGTCTTGCATGATTCCCATAGGTTTTTCTGTGCAATTGAACCAGATATGAGATCTGCTTGGGCCAGCAAAACTCACGATCTTCTAAAACCTGATGGAGAGCTCATAACACTTATGTATCCGGTTAGGAATAGTTCTCATTATATTTCGTTTGTTgttctttttatatgttttccTGTCACTTTGAACAACGGTGCTGGACATGCTTGGCATGATCTCTAAATAACAAAAGAGAGAGACTGTCCTAGCACACTGATGAAAGACTCGGTATCATATGTTAAATTCTCAGATGTGATTTACGGCCATGAATAGTATCCTTATTTGAGCACAGAATATTTACCAATTCAAAGATCGCTCATCCTTCCAAGCTTAATTATACTGTTCATATTGATGTATTCTGCTGTGACAGTTTACTTGAGCCAGAATGTTCTCCTTTGTGATAATGATTGGTCTTAAATAAGGATTATGTATTGGATTAGTTTATTCTCTTATGTTTCACTATTCTTGTTTCTGTTGTTGAGATCATTGATTTGTTGGATGCTCAACATGTTTTATTATTTCCAGATTGAAGATCGTGAGGGTGGACCCCCATATAAAGTATCAGTCGCTGAGTAATTTCAATTTCTATGCTCGATTTTATTTCTCGTCTGTTCTCTTAGGATGCTATAGTAACTTTACTCGAGCAAATTTCCTAGTTCCTCACTTACAATTGGTGTCTTTAACATGTAGTTATGAGGATGTCTTGCACCCTGCTGGTTTCAGAGCAACCTCTATCTTTGAAAATGAGTTGGCTATTGCACCTCGAAAGGTAAGTTGATCTAGAAgtaaaattttttgttatttgacCAGAAAATGAGAGATTTCATCAGTGGGAGGACTGATTAAATGCCATTATCATTTAAGAACTTTAAAGGCGCTGATTATTTTATAACCAGGATTGTCTCCCTCTTAGACTGATTTAAGCTATGAGGGTTAAAAAATTTCAGCCGTCTTGATTGCTGGACTTGGATGAAGTGACCTACTTTAAAATATGAGTTGCGAGAATGTGAATGTTTCTCATGGAGCAAGAGTACCTGTGTTATTGACGAGACTTGTTATTTAACGATATCAAATCGTGTTAACACAATTTTTGCATTCTTTGCAGGGAAGAGAGAAAGTAGGGAGATGGAGAAAACTTGCCTCACAATCGTGTTTATAATGGTCATCTCTTTTATACCAAACCTACTTTATGTTTTTGTTGCTGATTCGTTCTTATTATTAGAATACAAAATGAAAACACTGAGTaaatcagtttatttatgaacaGATAAAAAATGGGCCTTTATTTTACTTTTGTAAGTGAATCTGATTTAAGATAACCGATCGTAGCATTCACAAATATATTCAAAAATCATGAAAGAACTTAAAAAAAACTGTGTTAGGCAGACTAAATTGAAAGAGTCAGCAATCGTGTAAAAATGTGACTTAAATTGGGGCCAAACAGATTCTGGCGACCGCGCATTCAAAGTGAACAACTTCCCCTTTCGGACACAGCACACTGCAAAGTTCTGGCGACCGCTCGCTCATTCAAGGTGCCCTTAACCTCACATCCTCTGCTCCGCCCCGTAATCATCCCCATTATGGCTTCTCCCACCTCCTTCGCCCCTCCAAATGCTTCAATCCTGCCCAAAAATTTGCCAATCATTCTTTTGGAAAACAATAAACATCTAAGTGAAGCAAAATATTCGCATTGCACCAAACTGTGTGATGAATCAATGAGCAATCAGGACTCACAAGAAGTCGCGTGGAACCGGCACAACAATGACACTGATGTTGAGCTCTCCCGTGGACCCAGGTGGACCAAAAGCCACCACTGGCTCATTAACAGAGCGCGGATGCTGCCCAACACCGCCAGTGGATCCATTAATCTTTCCCTTCTCCGCAGCTCAATGTGCTATTGTCTGATCACCCGACCAATTCCCCGGATAATTGAACTCTGTTTCATTGAAACCCTTACATATTGTAGCTAAGTGTAGCTATCAATCCGAAGGCCATGGCTAAGTGTAGCTATCAATCAACCCATGTTTTCCAAAAAAAGATGGACTTCAGACTTTAATTTCAGGAAAAATCGATAAACCACATAACTCATCATACTAAATCATCaagaatttgagtgaaaattaaGCAGAAgataactaaaattataatCCTGAATTCTTTATAACATGTATTTATCTTATAGATCTACATGCTCTTTTCTTTGAAAatcctttaatattttaaactatttttttaatgagagAGAATAGGAAACATGATTACGCGACATATGAGGAACATGATTCATATATAGATATTGTCTTTCATTTATCTTATGATATTTCTGATTTAGGtaatcataaaaacaaaaattacacTTATATCTTCACACCTAATAGACCCGCAACttattagatacattaaagctCAATAACCAAAACTTTAACCGATAACTTTAATTTTGGACTTAACTTAGACAACACACAATGtataattatttacatataaGCTCATATagataaaattgatccaacattTAATTCTAAATTAGCTAAAAatatcaacaacaaaaaaaaatcacaacttGAATTATAAGCATATGATTCGTTAAAGAATTCAAACTCGATATTTTACTTCAGATTTTAAGTGTAAAGCTTAAAGAATGTAACTTGAGAAAAGGGAAGAGAGGATAAATAAGTACGTACGATTACACAGCAGGTTGAAAAAAAGAATAGCTTCACTCACCAAAACCCAGACTTGTATCTATATATCGGCTGTAGCCTCGAATAGGGTAGAGCGCGACGAGCTTTCGGAGAGAAGATCAGAAAGAAACTCATAATGCAGCCGAAATGGGCGCCGACGTCGGAACACCTGTTGGAGTGGCCTAAAATGGTCATCCGCCGGCTGAAAGCTGCTTTTCCCGTCGTCGGAAGATTGGGCCTTGGGAATCGAATGTGCATGCATGTTTGCCAGAGGTTCCGTTGAATGGATATTATTTTCATATTCTTGTTACcaaattaattatcatatttcatatataaaaaatttgtttttagaaGCTAAcgatattgaatttttttaaatggtcTTTTCAACTGGAATATATTTATATCTGACTCTTCATATTTGCATGTACAATAAAATGTATATTCCACTAAAAAAAGAAGTATacaaatttaactatttttCGTTCTTTAGAAATTTCAGAATATCTCGGAAGTTGAATTAATCCATTTGACACGAAATTTCAANTGGAAATAGCAAATTACTTTGgggaataaaatttttattattttttctctcaaaaacctAAGAtagaaaaatatgaataaaaataagttttggtccactaatttttcaaatttaatcaaaaaaaaataaaggttaatatatcaaaacaaaatgtaccaaaactcaaaattggaCAAGTTAATGAACTACAAAAATAGCTTAAAAGCTCTTATCCGAACAATATATGGTTCGATCCATTTATAAATGAGTAGATTAAGTACTTGGCTCAAGGATTTGACTACAATATCGATCATATTTATTAGTGTCATGTTGATTAATTTTCAAATGGGGGACTAATTAAAGTTGGCTTTGCCACCAAATATTAGATTGGCAGCACGAACTAGGTTTTGTGGTCCTTTATGTTAATTCTTTATTTCGATAATCTGTTAAAGTATTAGGCAGATCAACGTGCATTAATTTGGTCCATTAATTCAAAATCACACAAACAATATTCTAAAGCAAGTTGGGGCCTTGCAACAAATGGGGAAAGCGAACTTTTTTTAGGGATGATACGACTCCGAGGGACCACAGTTACAACTATTTATGGACTTAACCTAGGTAACTAgggtttttctttttctttctttattttttttggaaaatgggGTTTCTTGTACGGATAGCATCCAAGACATTATTCTTGAATTGAACGACCATGATTCTGCCACTTCGACTATTATTGTGGTATCGGATTTGACCCGAAATTTTTAAAGTTAGAAACTTGTGATTTGATTAAAAGAATGTCTCTTGATTCTTATAGGCCAATAGTATCAATAATGCTCAAACCACCAACTTATGCCTCTTAGCATCATCACTTCCTTGATCTTTTAACAATATTCATCTTATAGAACTAATTACAAGTACATGATATTGAATATTTAAAGTGCACACACGAGCGAGTGAATGAAACATATAGAGATCGATTGTCCGTGCTGACGACACGCCCAAAACGATTCAAAATACATACTACACGTACACAACCAAATAGAGGATACTTTTAATTTGAGCATCAAGCTTATACGAGATCTATGAGTACCCACGAACACGAAAAATTGTTGCCAATCGCCAACGTGGGACGGCTAATGAAGCAGATCTTACCCCCGAATGCGAAAATCTCCAAAGAAGCCAAGGAGACAATGCAAGAATGTGCCTCAGAGTTCATAAGTTTTGTGACTAGTGAAGCGTCTGAGAAATGTCACAAAGAGAACCGTAAAACGGTCAACGGCGACGACATCTGTTGGGCTCTGAGTTCACTAGGGTTTGATCACTACTCAGAGGGGATGTTGAGGTACTTGGCTAGGTTTCGGGAGTATGAAAGACAGAGGGCTAACAATATCCAAAGCAAGGGTTGTAGCAGCGAAGACAAAGATGAAGAAACCAGCTATATTGGCGGCAACGGAACTAATTTAGCTGATCCATTCTTTGATTTTGGGATTCTTGAAAAGGGTACCACTTCAACCAAGCCTTCttcaacaaaattttaattattcaaaaatacCCTGTGAAATTTAAaggcatgtatgtatatttgatATCAGTGTTCCGACAGCATGGATACTATTATCACTACAGGGAGATTTTAAGGTATCTTTTCATGGGTTTTTAAATTTGACATTactcttttaatattttttcattgttaTTACGTTTTGgcatcaaattatatattcaagatTGCAAACTTATTCAAGTTGTACTATATATTGAATAGTTGATTTTCTTTAAGCTTAATTTCATCGTTAGCACATATACGTTAATTTCTTCTCTTCTAACAGTCTTTGAAAGAGAGACAAAAAGTCAAGTTAACGCCAATCTGGCCAATCCAATGACAGACTAGGGTTTCTCTACATCTGTCCCAATTAGATGATGTTTcaatcttcttttcttttttttttttttttgtggcaCAGTTTAGGGAGTGTTTGCATCAAGTGATTATTCACTTTTtgacttaaaaaataattatttttttagtgttTTTTAACCTCAGATTTTATTTCTACTCAATTTAATTACAATCTCAAAGCTAATCCAATGCtaattctgatttttcaaaactgATTATggtattttgataaataaataaaaattcttctTAACATTTTTACCTCCAATATTTTTGTCTAATAAAAAATTACTCTCACATTCattcaaaaaaatgaaagagATATGTGTTTTCTGATAAGGATATTTTTGttattgtattaaaaaaattagtacgATAATCATTTATTATCAAAcactctaaattttttttttaaaaaaaaaaactagtttttcactcttattttcaaaaactacccacatttattttttctcatttttttcgaaatctataaatttaatcatttctACAAAAACATAATCTTTTGCAAGCACTcccttaatatatatatttaattaattaatttcacgCAGGTtagtaaattatttttgttttgatattttacTAAAACTAGCTcaaatgttatttaaaaaatgactCCAGTCTGGAGCCATCAAAATAAAGCCCAGGGCAAGCTAATATATGTAACAATCTATATGTCAAGATTAGGGTTTTCAACAATGAAATAgtagtgaattttttttaaaaataaatagtagTGAATTAAGACGGTATATATTTGAGATCATGGAATCATCTGTGTGAGTAAGCTGCAACTTCAGAGCTCCCACAAGAAGGGTAAAATTAAGCCGAATCGAGTTAGCGACGACGGTGAGCTATGAACCATCAATTACGTACCGATCGATGTATAATCCTAAATATCATTATTCATGCTCAATCTAAAACTTGAACTGATGGTCAAGCACGAGCTAATCTCGAGTTTGAGTAGAAACCGAgaggaaaacaaaaaaaaaaaactcgagtTTGAATATGTATTTTCCTAATACAGTAATATTTGAATTATGTATTGAACTCAAAAACAGAATGACATGCTTTGTTCCGGTTTCTGATATATATTTCATGCTACACAATCTTTATATAATTACAGTTATTAtaacatgaaatatatataagcacaaaattaattaaatgatttcattgcgattaaatataattttgaagtAATCGTCCAATCTTGGGCAGGTGTATTCTATCGTATCCCTAGCTATTTCCAAATGATTATATTAATTGAACTAATTTATCAATCTAGCCATCTATCTaccattaatattattaaagtactatttcaagtatttaatttgttttttatatgttatttaaatgttctaaattttaaaataattttagtatAGGTTTTATTATTAGGGGGAAATTGCAATTGTAGCACTATTTTGGGATTTAATCATATAACTTGTGGATGTTTGATTTTCATCGATTAACTtgcattttttttgtgttgataTTTTTTGGCCAAATTAAAAGTCAGTAAGccaattgaataatttatttgacatttTTTCTCTCATATTTAGATCATGTAacataaataaacatatattatatttattaaaataaatctaaataaGAGCATAggaaaataaagtaaaatgacattcaatattttaaaatgagaagaaaaaacttattatttacatttatttttatttagataaattttaatccgtataatatatgttttattctcgTTATATGAGTCATGTAGGAGAGTGTTCACGCCaataagaaatttttaataGATTTAGCAGATTCGAGCGAAAAAAgtctaaaacaaaaaaaaagtccAAGTTACTGGTGAAAACCAAACATTGATCAGTTACATAATTAAAATCTAAAACAATACAACTTACATAACTAAAATTGCAATTTTGGggacaaaatatatatatatatatatatgattttggaaatggtaattgttgaaatattttttaacacaacacaaaattaattaattgtcaATAAGAAAAGCAGAcaaattgtgaattaaataagaataaatcCAACACAAaattctaaatatataattgtcaaatattaatgcaaacaaaaacacaaactGTTGTCTTTAGGCCCTCTTAAGAccaaaacaatatataaaataaaaatgaaacaaTTACGCTCTGAAGAACAGCTTCAAAAGTGAGAATTTATTTTCCTTCGGCTGTGAGCCTGGGCTAAGAGCGGGAGCGTCCTCATTAGCGTATGAAAACGACGTTGGAGGGGCTGCTATACCTGACTCAGGAATCGTAACAGGAACCGAGCTCGGAACAGCTGTGTCGGGTTGAATGACCGAGCCTACCGAGCTCGGAACAGCTGTGTCGGGTTGAAAGATCGAGCCAACCGAGCTCGGAACAGCTGTGTCGGGTTGAAAGACGGAGCCTACGGAGCTTGGAACAGCTGTTTCGGGTTGAGGAATTGAACCCGAGCTCGAGCTGGAAGAGGAAGAAGCCGAAGTATCATAATGATCAGATTTCGAATCATCCAACGATTTCTTCTCGGAATCAGATTTCTTGTCATTATCGGATTTCTCACTAGAATCAGGTTTATTTTCGGCAGCCGGTTTAAGCTTAGCAATGAAGGCCTCTTTATCAATAGCCTTTCCTAAATCTTTGTTTTCTTCCGGAACAACTGGTGAGTATTTGATGTTAGGATCTTCTTTAGGAACAGGGAAGATGAATCCGGCAGCATAAGGCACACCGCTGGGAGGTATCCATCTATTTCCGTCCAAAAACTTGGACGCCGTGAACCGTTCTATCCTCTCAGATGGCAATTCTTTGACTCCAGCCCACTTGCTTCTTTCGCTCTTGGGTGCAGCAGGGCCTCGATTGTTGAATTCGGTGTAAAATAAGGTTTCCAGGGCGAATGTCGCGTTCCAGGGCAGCCATCCCTGTGGCTGGATACAATCATCCAGGAATGATTCCAGGATTATGGTTCTCGAGTACTCTTTCCAAGGCCTGCCAAGGTATGACTTGAGCTTGTTCCTGAAAGGATAATACGTGGGATCGGCTTTAAACGTACAGTTCTGGAGGACGAGACCTGTTGGCTGGCGCAAATCTTTCCGGCCCTGCGCTGTCACAATGTTCTGCTGATTGTCCATTGGCTTACGGATTAGCAATGTGCAGCCCTGGAAAACGGCAGCACTGTCTCCAAATATGAAATCAATGGTGCCCGAGATCACGCAGTCTCGATAAAATTGGCGATACGTGTGGGCATAGAGGGTGTCCTGATACCCATCCATTTGGCAATTGTAGAAGATGACTTTGTCTGCACTGACGCGTAATGCTACGGCCTGGTGCTTTTCTGCACCAGCAGAATTTTCGAAGCCGATATCCCTGGCGATGAAATTGTCTCCTTGGACCGCTGCAACGAACAGCTTGATcattaaaggaaaaaaaaatatgattgctCAAATTTTGAAGAAATGTGAGGGTGGGGAACTTGTTTGCTTGGACCCTCGCTCACGAAAATGTTAGACGTACCTACTGTGGCCGTTTGATATGTATTAGTCCCATCAATGAAGTTCAATCTTCCAGTAATCTTCGTCTGCGTAGGGCCATCACCAATAATCATCAAATTTACAATAGAACTATTGATCTGCACCTTCTCTTCATAGATACCCGCTTTGATGTACAACACAATGGTCCTATTGCTACGCTCCGGGACGTCTTTCAAAGCCTCGTTGATGGTACGGTACTTGCCACTCCCGTCCTTAGCCACGATAAAGTCTGGCCTGATCTGAACCGGCGTGGCAGTAAGAAGTTCACGCCTCTCGACATCAAGCCAATACGGGAGATCATCACCATGTCCCAACACAGGCAGATCATCAAACAAAAGACGTCGACTGTTGAAACCTTCTACACCCATAGATTCGATCACCGTTGAAACCTCAGCCACCATGGCAAGACTGTTGCTTGTCAGCTGCATGGCTGTTGTTAAGGCCTGCCGCATCCTGTCCCCAGCATCACCAGGAACCTCTTCGAAGCCGTCCAGGCACGTTTCTTGGTGGGTAATCGCGCCACTGAGCCAAATCTTCAGGTCCATGAGCATCTCATCGAAATTACTCGCATCGAAACCGTTAAATTTAGCAAAAGATCTTTCCAGATCACTCACAGCATGGTCAGCAAGCTCGCGGCAGTTCTGGAGAGCAGTCTTTGCCCGTGGATCGGTCTGAAGTTCTTCGAGGACGGAAGAGTTCTTGGCAGCCTCATTGATATACTTGATAGCGGCATTGAAAGCAACCTCGATGAGCTCTTTGGGGTCACTGGTGCCACTTCCCGAGGCTTTGAGGCTGTCGACGCAGGTTTGCTGGTAATCTGTTGATTGACAGATGTTCTGGATGGCTTTCTGGGACGACGAAACATCGACATTGGTGGTCGAATTCTCCGTATCCAACGATCCAATGGTAAGAGCAACTACCATGGCAACAAGAACCAAAGAACAGACACTAACTATAGCAATCTTTTTCTTCTGATTATTATCCATGTTGGAGCCAAACATGGTTCCGGCTGGGAGAAGGGCTATTTCTGAAGAGATAGTTGACACCCCCCCTCCTTGTTGTTTGACGAATAAGAATGATTTCTTGGCGTGGAGAGGGTTAATAGGGGATTGGTCTTGTTGGTCCAAAGGTAGTTAATTCAGTTGAAGATGTGAGGCTTCAATAGGAGAGAGGGAGGGAGCTcttttatttttagtatatgTGAAATGAGTGGTCATCACTTtattataaatcatattaaatatttatccgagcccgtaaataacgagtattttttttttatctaagttgattattttcaaaaaataatattatgttgtcatgtatttcaaatatgttcgttaaaaaaaattttgaccaAGTCTATTTTTTGAGAGTAAGTTTTTTGTGTGACAGTTTCACATATCTATAATCATGAATCAATcatactcatatttacaataaaaattaatatttttgatataacaagtaatatt contains the following coding sequences:
- the LOC140985501 gene encoding thiocyanate methyltransferase 1-like — protein: MPSYLIHRCNQLLIGARGLLPCCRRVGLSNMTHQPQESTQKSHTIATSNVGKMQQIVRSDSSNGWDRCWEEELTPWDLGGATPVLLHLYNTGDLPKGRALVPGCGSGYDVVAIACSERYVVGIDISDNAIAKATELSCASPNAEHFTFLKEDFFTWHPAELFDLIFDYTFFCAIEPDMRSAWASKTHDLLKPDGELITLMYPIEDREGGPPYKVSVADYEDVLHPAGFRATSIFENELAIAPRKGREKVGRWRKLASQSCL
- the LOC140985504 gene encoding nuclear transcription factor Y subunit B-4-like translates to MSTHEHEKLLPIANVGRLMKQILPPNAKISKEAKETMQECASEFISFVTSEASEKCHKENRKTVNGDDICWALSSLGFDHYSEGMLRYLARFREYERQRANNIQSKGCSSEDKDEETSYIGGNGTNLADPFFDFGILEKVFRQHGYYYHYREILRYLFMGF
- the LOC140986009 gene encoding probable pectinesterase/pectinesterase inhibitor 58 produces the protein MFGSNMDNNQKKKIAIVSVCSLVLVAMVVALTIGSLDTENSTTNVDVSSSQKAIQNICQSTDYQQTCVDSLKASGSGTSDPKELIEVAFNAAIKYINEAAKNSSVLEELQTDPRAKTALQNCRELADHAVSDLERSFAKFNGFDASNFDEMLMDLKIWLSGAITHQETCLDGFEEVPGDAGDRMRQALTTAMQLTSNSLAMVAEVSTVIESMGVEGFNSRRLLFDDLPVLGHGDDLPYWLDVERRELLTATPVQIRPDFIVAKDGSGKYRTINEALKDVPERSNRTIVLYIKAGIYEEKVQINSSIVNLMIIGDGPTQTKITGRLNFIDGTNTYQTATVAVQGDNFIARDIGFENSAGAEKHQAVALRVSADKVIFYNCQMDGYQDTLYAHTYRQFYRDCVISGTIDFIFGDSAAVFQGCTLLIRKPMDNQQNIVTAQGRKDLRQPTGLVLQNCTFKADPTYYPFRNKLKSYLGRPWKEYSRTIILESFLDDCIQPQGWLPWNATFALETLFYTEFNNRGPAAPKSERSKWAGVKELPSERIERFTASKFLDGNRWIPPSGVPYAAGFIFPVPKEDPNIKYSPVVPEENKDLGKAIDKEAFIAKLKPAAENKPDSSEKSDNDKKSDSEKKSLDDSKSDHYDTSASSSSSSSSGSIPQPETAVPSSVGSVFQPDTAVPSSVGSIFQPDTAVPSSVGSVIQPDTAVPSSVPVTIPESGIAAPPTSFSYANEDAPALSPGSQPKENKFSLLKLFFRA